The DNA region AGGCTTCAGTAGGGAAGGCAGCCGAATCGTGGGCTATTGAACATGGGTGGCCGGTCATCTACAAGAACATCGGCCCGCTATTTCTAGCAAAGGGTGCCGAATTGTGTCGTGAGGGCGGACGTGTTGCAATGCTTCAGCCTGCGACCGCCTTACTTGCCACACGCTCTGGTAATGCTGAGCGATTTCGCACCCGCATGTTCACAACGCTCGCTGTAGAAGAGGTTGTGAATTTAGCAGCATTTCGGGCAATCCTATTTCCGAATGCCGCGGCACCCGTGTGCAGCATAGTGCTCCGCCCGGTTGCGCCGGACGGTGCGCCAGTTGTGTACATCTGTCCCAAACCAACGGGCACCGCAGAGGACTACCAGAGAATCGCCATCGAAAAGGATGACGTGCATCTCGTTCCGGTCGCTGATGCAATCGGGGACCCCAGCATTTGGGCAGTACTAATGTGGGGAGGGCCGCGGGACTTGGCCCTTGTCCGTCGTCTCAGGCGCCTACCGAGTCTCGAAAAAATAGAGGCTGGTGGTGGTGCTTCTAGCCGCGAAGGGGTCATCCGTGGCCGGAAAGAGCAAAGGCACGAACCGTTTGTTTTGGGCAAAAGGATGCTAGGAAAGCAGTTTCCCAGCGATGGGCTCCTACGCCTTAATGCATCCTCGCTTCCGGTTAATGTGGATCCAATGGTCCACCGCCGTGACTCCGTTGATTTCTCCGCGTTCGCAGCCCCGCAACTGTTGATCAAGCAGAGTTGGCTTAAGGATTCAGCTCGTTTCGCGGCTCGGATTGTTGATAATTCCGACGGCAAGGCGGTGCTCTGCAGTCAAAGTTATGTTTCGGTGACGGTTAAACCGTGGCTTCGGCGATATCTCGATTCGGCGTGCCTCACCTACAACAGCGTACTCGCGGTCTATTACCTTCTACTTTCAAGTGGCCGCTTTGCGTTTGAGCGTGCAGAAGCGTTGAAGGAAGAGTTGATGCGCGTCCCAATTCCCGATCCGCGGTTCGGCATGCTCCGCGATCTGCATAACGCCACCGACATTGACGAGCGAGTCTCGGATTTGCTCGGACTTAAGCCCGCGGAACGGGTGCTTGTGGAAGATCTCATCCGGTATACACTTCCGGATTACAAGCATTCCACACGCAAGGCATATCGTGGAGACATTCCTCCGTCTCCGGGGCGGCGGCGCACCATCCGTACGACGAGTGATGGTGAGATCGAACCAGAGTTGGAGGCATATTGCGAGCAATTCCTGCGTGTCTTCGACACTGGTTTGGAAGCAGAGAACGTATGTGCGACAATATTTCAAGAAGCTGCCGGTGGTCGCCTGCCGGTGCGGATGGTCGCGATCCACTTGGACTGGCCGGGACACTCAAAGCGGGTGCGACTTGAGCCGATGGGAACATCCGGTCTTGTAGAGTTGCTTACCGGGCTAGATCGAATGCTTTCCGGTGCCAACCCGGAACAGGGTGGTGTGTTTTACCGGCGAGTTGCACGTGCGTACCACCACGTTCAGGCGGATGGACGGAAGGTGCCGACCGTGTACCTTATCAAGCCGGACCAAATTCGATACTGGACACGGTCATCTGCGTTGCGCGAGGCAGACGAAGTGGCCGCCGATGCCTTCCGGTGGGCACAGGACGCCGGTCCGGGCGGCGTAGCGTCATTAAGCACCTCGCCGTCCAACGAATAGGGATTGTCGATGCCTTCTCATAGGAATGTTGTATTAGGGAGTGCGACTCAATTTGCACCACCGGAATTTATGGGAGTCGCACAACGCCTGACAAGAAATGTCTCGGCTCAGATTGCTAAGTGCCTGTGGGAGGCGCACGATTTGTTGAAGGCCGAACTGCTCAACAAACCGTTTCGAGGAGCCAATGATTTCGTGATTGAGGATAGTATCACCGGTGAACTCGAACTGCGTATGCACCGCATATTGAGCGGCGATGAGCCATTCGATGTGCAACATCAGTCGTCGGAGTGGGAAACGTGCGCACCCGGTAGCACTCGTCCGCCGACGTACGACCTTGCCTTTGTGCTTCGAGCGAACTCACAGTCGAAGTGGCCTGTTGAGGCCAAAGTGCTTCGCACACCGGGGCAGGTCTCAGCATATGTTGCCGACTTGAAGCAGCAATTCTTGACCTGCCGGTATGCGCCGTTCTCTTCAGAGGGGGCGATGCTGGGTTATCTACTGTCTGGTACCACGGACGCTGCTTTCGCCGCCATCGAAGTAGCTATCCCGACTTCGCTTATCGATTACCCCGGTGCTGCTGGGCGGCCGCATAAAACCTCAGACCACAGCCGTACAGTACCTGTCGGTAAGCGCTATCCTGCCGTGTTCCGCTGTCACCATCTTCTCATGATGGTCTGAAATGATCCTGGGTAGGGCGTACAAGACTGCTCGAACTGCTTCCCGGCGGAGTGGGCGGGTGTTCTGCTCGACGAGGAGCCATTAGAACTTGATCCATCTCAGGCTACGCCCCGGGCAGTGGCGCGCGAAGCGGAGCGCAGGACCGGTCGTGGGGTGTTCTCTCTTGTGGCCCAGCGTGCCAGCTAGTCCTCGTAAGCGCCTGGCATGTCGCACGAAGTGCAGGAACGACGATATAGCCGCGGCGCCCGAGAGGGCGCCGCGGCGTGCGAGGGAGGAAGAATCCGGGGGAACGGAGCCGGACTACAGCCGCTCCTCCAGCCAGCGCCGCTCCGCGTCCAGCGCTTCGCCGCGGCGACGGAACGGCCCGAGCACCGGCCCCTCGCTCGGCGCCAGGTCCGCCGTCCAGCCACCTGCGCCGTCCGGCTCCACGTGGGAAGCCCGGCGGACCTCCACCGTGCCTTCCGCGGCCAGCGCCGCCAGCCGGTCGTCCCACAGGAACCGGATCACCCCCCCCGGCTCAACGACGACCAGCAGCGAGTCCGGCATCGGCGGGCGCCTCCTGGTACAGCTCCGGGGTGGGCCGGTCGCCGGTGGTCCTGCCCAGCGACGCCTCGATCCCGGCGGTGAGCGTCCTGCACCCCGGTCCGGCGACCCCCTCCGCGCGCACGGTGACGCCGGCCTCCCCGTCGATCTCCACGATCACGACTTCCACGGTGTCTCCCTCCTTCAGCGGGTGAGGCGGAGCCGGATCATCCCGTCGGCCCCGAGCTGTTCCTGCACGCCGAACCCCTGCCGCCGGGCCTCGCGCCGGGTGGTCTCGGCGGCGTACTCCTGCCGGAGCCGGGCGCACCCCGCGCCGACCTTCTCCTGCAGGCCGAAGCCTCCCATCCAGAAGTCCCAGAGCAGCGAGTAGCCCGGCCGTCCGTCGCGCCTGCGCACCACGCCGATCTCATAGGGCTCCGGTCCCGCCGCGTTCCCGAGCGGCAGCCGGATCGCGTGCTCGCACCTGCCCAGGTCCGCGGCGGTGAAGCCGGCGGGGAGCGGGTAGTCACCGAGGATCGCCCCGAACCAGCGGTACGTCCCCTGGCCCTGGACGAACTCCAGCCCCAGGCGCCGGGACGCCTCCGCCAGGGCGTCGAGGTCGCGGACCTCCAGCTCGATCTCTGCAACGTGGGACATAGGGTCGGTCTCCTCCGTGTTCAGGTGACGGGTGCTGCGCCGTCGCCGGCCGGCCCGGCGCAGCACCCGAGGGTCAGTCGACGACCAGGCTGATGGCGCGGCGCGGCCTGGGGACCATGAGGCCGTCCATCGCCTGCTGGATCTGGGTGAGTCCGCTGGCGACGGTCGTGCGCGTGTCGGCGTCGGTGCGCAGGTCGTCGGGCCGGACGCCCCGGACCAGGTCCTGGGCGCGGCCGACCAGCTCCTGGAGCTCGGAGTTGGAGCCGATGTCGAGCTGCCGGAACTCCGCGAAGAAGGCATTGAGGTTCGCGAGCGCGCTTTTCCGGAACACCTTCGGCTTGCCGTCCTCCTCGCCCGTCAGGCGGTCGGCCAGGCGTGCGACGAGGCCGTTAAGGCGCGCGAGAAACGCCTCCTCGGTGAGCCGCACCGCCTCGTCGAAGCGCGAGCGGATGCGCACGCACTCCTGCTCGTAGAGCTGCGGGTGCAGCCTGCGCAGGTAGCTCGGCGGCTCGAAGGAGGGGAAGTCCCACGTGATCGCGA from Longimicrobiaceae bacterium includes:
- a CDS encoding DUF2997 domain-containing protein, with amino-acid sequence MEVVIVEIDGEAGVTVRAEGVAGPGCRTLTAGIEASLGRTTGDRPTPELYQEAPADAGLAAGRR
- a CDS encoding DUF1257 domain-containing protein is translated as MSHVAEIELEVRDLDALAEASRRLGLEFVQGQGTYRWFGAILGDYPLPAGFTAADLGRCEHAIRLPLGNAAGPEPYEIGVVRRRDGRPGYSLLWDFWMGGFGLQEKVGAGCARLRQEYAAETTRREARRQGFGVQEQLGADGMIRLRLTR